One Coffea arabica cultivar ET-39 chromosome 5e, Coffea Arabica ET-39 HiFi, whole genome shotgun sequence DNA segment encodes these proteins:
- the LOC113688489 gene encoding probable protein phosphatase 2C 58 isoform X1 encodes MNGKEILHKMKEKACFAAPPSPDAGIGKSKIPKHVTHGYYLLKGKSNRPMEDYLVSELRRLDKNELGLFAIFDGHMGNDVAKYLQSHLFDNILKEHDFWTNTEDAIRRAYHRTDNNILEQSKKLGRGGSTAVTAILINCEKLVVANVGDSRAVICKKGLANQLSVDHEPSKEKNIIESKGGFVSNIPGDVPRVDGQLAVARAFGDKSLKQHLSSEPDIKVEIIDDDVEFAILASDGLWKVMSNQEAVDLIKDIKDPNSAAKRLTEEALARKSRDDISCIVVRFQ; translated from the exons ATGAATGGAAAGGAGATTCTTCATAAGATGAAG gaaaaagcATGCTTTGCCGCACCACCATCACCTGATGCAGGGATAGGGAAAAGCAAAATACCAAAACACGTCACTCATGGCTATTACCTGTTGAAGGGAAAATCGAATCGTCCCATGGAAGATTATTTGGTTTCTGAGCTCAGGCGGTTAGACAAAAATGAGTTGGGACTATTTGCAATATTTGATGGGCATATGGGAAATGATGTTGCAAAATACTTGCAATCCCACCTATTTGACAATATTTTGAAGGAG CATGACTTCTGGACTAATACAGAAGATGCAATTAGAAGAGCCTATCACAGAACCGATAACAATATATTAGAACAGTCAAAGAAATTGGGGAGAGGTGGTTCAACTGCAGTGACTGCGATCCTTATTAATTGTGAGAAGCTTGTAGTAGCAAATGTTGGAGACTCTCGGGCCGTAATATGCAAGAAAGGACTTGCCAATCAACTATCGGTTGATCATGAgccaagcaaggaaaagaataTCATTGAGAGCAAGGGTGGCTTTGTATCAAATATTCCTG GTGACGTTCCTCGAGTTGATGGACAGTTGGCAGTGGCTAGGGCTTTTGGAGACAAAAGCTTGAAGCAACATCTTAGCTCTGAACCAGATATAAAAGTAGAGATAATTGACGATGATGTTGAATTTGCTATTTTGGCAAGTGATGGATTATGGAAG GTAATGTCAAATCAAGAAGCTGTTGATTTGATCAAGGACATAAAGGATCCGAATTCGGCAGCAAAACGTCTAACTGAGGAGGCCCTAGCTAGGAAAAGTAGAGATGATATCTCTTGCATAGTTGTGAGGTTTCAATGA
- the LOC113688489 gene encoding probable protein phosphatase 2C 58 isoform X2, translating into MEDYLVSELRRLDKNELGLFAIFDGHMGNDVAKYLQSHLFDNILKEHDFWTNTEDAIRRAYHRTDNNILEQSKKLGRGGSTAVTAILINCEKLVVANVGDSRAVICKKGLANQLSVDHEPSKEKNIIESKGGFVSNIPGDVPRVDGQLAVARAFGDKSLKQHLSSEPDIKVEIIDDDVEFAILASDGLWKVMSNQEAVDLIKDIKDPNSAAKRLTEEALARKSRDDISCIVVRFQ; encoded by the exons ATGGAAGATTATTTGGTTTCTGAGCTCAGGCGGTTAGACAAAAATGAGTTGGGACTATTTGCAATATTTGATGGGCATATGGGAAATGATGTTGCAAAATACTTGCAATCCCACCTATTTGACAATATTTTGAAGGAG CATGACTTCTGGACTAATACAGAAGATGCAATTAGAAGAGCCTATCACAGAACCGATAACAATATATTAGAACAGTCAAAGAAATTGGGGAGAGGTGGTTCAACTGCAGTGACTGCGATCCTTATTAATTGTGAGAAGCTTGTAGTAGCAAATGTTGGAGACTCTCGGGCCGTAATATGCAAGAAAGGACTTGCCAATCAACTATCGGTTGATCATGAgccaagcaaggaaaagaataTCATTGAGAGCAAGGGTGGCTTTGTATCAAATATTCCTG GTGACGTTCCTCGAGTTGATGGACAGTTGGCAGTGGCTAGGGCTTTTGGAGACAAAAGCTTGAAGCAACATCTTAGCTCTGAACCAGATATAAAAGTAGAGATAATTGACGATGATGTTGAATTTGCTATTTTGGCAAGTGATGGATTATGGAAG GTAATGTCAAATCAAGAAGCTGTTGATTTGATCAAGGACATAAAGGATCCGAATTCGGCAGCAAAACGTCTAACTGAGGAGGCCCTAGCTAGGAAAAGTAGAGATGATATCTCTTGCATAGTTGTGAGGTTTCAATGA
- the LOC113743230 gene encoding zinc finger CCCH domain-containing protein 2-like, whose amino-acid sequence MSLSTFSSSSDMTSVFADQQQQHKFHQLSYLNKKSPREIEIPPRKLLSRRAAASGAMHLDSGDMFMDSPKAEEALLQKFLPYNNIDDDDADPYSSDHFRMYEFKVRKCTRSRSHDWTDCPFAHPGEKARRRDPRRYHYSGTVCSEFRRGNCSRGDNCEYAHGVFECWLHPSRYRTEACKDGKNCKRKVCFFAHSPRQLRVLPANCHETASSPVNSPVEKQQQHHRNVNHCCMYCHSVAASPTSTLMGMSHLSPPLSPPLSPPISPAKAAQFSPVSRYKDHFASVEPCGMAQFSSGGMGGLSYKDALTELMSSIEAMRVKESSSHAAASNNGISLPWLDVNFNGDDQQQFILSPSTPSPGTSNFLSRNFPSRNFIEENKYTENGLAGPDLEWVNDLLT is encoded by the coding sequence ATGtctttatcaacattttcatcaTCATCAGATATGACTAGCGTTTTTGCTGATCAGCAGCAGCAACACAAGTTTCACCAGCTCAGCTACCTCAACAAGAAGAGCCCTAGGGAGATTGAGATCCCACCAAGAAAGCTTCTCAGCCGCCGTGCTGCCGCCTCCGGGGCCATGCATCTTGATAGCGGTGACATGTTTATGGATTCTCCCAAAGCTGAAGAAGCCCTTCTTCAGAAATTCTTGCCTTACAACAacattgatgatgatgatgctgaTCCTTACTCATCTGATCATTTCAGAATGTACGAATTCAAGGTCAGGAAGTGCACTCGCAGCCGTAGTCATGACTGGACAGACTGCCCTTTTGCTCATCCGGGCGAAAAGGCCCGGAGGAGGGATCCCCGAAGGTATCACTATTCTGGAACTGTTTGCTCTGAATTTCGCCGTGGAAATTGCAGCCGCGGCGACAACTGTGAGTATGCTCATGGTGTTTTTGAGTGTTGGTTACACCCTTCTCGCTATCGGACCGAGGCATGCAAAGATGGGAAGAATTGCAAGCGAAAGGTCTGTTTTTTCGCTCATTCTCCTCGCCAGCTACGTGTTTTGCCTGCCAATTGTCACGAAACCGCTTCATCTCCAGTGAATTCTCCTGTTGAAAAGCAGCAGCAGCACCACAGGAATGTGAACCATTGCTGTATGTATTGCCATTCTGTTGCTGCTTCACCTACCTCTACTCTGATGGGGATGTCCCATTTGTCTCCGCCGCTGTCTCCACCGCTTTCGCCGCCGATCTCACCGGCGAAAGCGGCCCAGTTTTCTCCTGTTTCGAGGTACAAGGATCATTTTGCAAGCGTTGAGCCATGCGGGATGGCTCAGTTTAGTTCTGGTGGGATGGGTGGGTTGAGTTACAAAGATGCATTAACAGAGTTGATGAGCTCTATTGAGGCCATGCGCGTGAAGGAGTCTTCATCCCATGCAGCTGCAAGTAATAACGGGATTAGTTTACCATGGCTTGATGTGAATTTCAATGGTGATGATCAGCAGCAGTTCATTCTGTCTCCTTCAACCCCAAGTCCAGGGACAAGCAATTTCCTGAGTAGGAATTTTCCAAGCAGGAAttttattgaagaaaacaagTACACTGAAAATGGCCTGGCTGGACCTGATCTGGAGTGGGTCAATGATCTCTTGACCTAA